The nucleotide window CCACTGTGAATCCCGGATTATCAGTAGCGATTTCAAATAAAACACCGCCCGGTTCACGGAAATACAGTGAATAGAAATAATCCCTGTTGATTTTCGGAGTGATGCTCAATCCTGCAGATAAAGCTTTTTCGCGGTATTCCATCAGAACATTATCATCTTTTACTCTGAATGCAATATGGTGATTGGTTCCTGCAGCATTTCTTCCCGCAGGAATGCTATCGTTTTCAATAATATCTACCAGATTAGCGGTATCAATGGCATCGGTTGCAAATCTGTATCTTTCCCCCTCCTGTTTTTTCAGATCATATCCTAAAATATCGGTCAGAACTTTGATTGTAGGATCTGCTTTTTTTAGGGTTAAAGTAACATTATGAAATCCTTTCAATGCATTTTCGTTCTTAATATCATCAGTTGTCCATACTTTTCTGTTGTCATCACCTGAAGGTTCTATAAACTGTAACTGAAGTCCGTCCGGATCCGTAAAAGAGATCATCTTTTCACCAAATATTTCGCCTTCTTCTACATTGACATTAAAATCCTGCAAACGGCTTTTCCAGA belongs to Chryseobacterium gleum and includes:
- a CDS encoding ring-cleaving dioxygenase, which codes for MDNRILGLHHITAIADNAKRNLDFYTKVLGVRLVKKTVNFDDPGTYHFYFGNENGTPGTILTFFPWEGIGKGTNGSGMATHIGYSVPKGSLEFWKSRLQDFNVNVEEGEIFGEKMISFTDPDGLQLQFIEPSGDDNRKVWTTDDIKNENALKGFHNVTLTLKKADPTIKVLTDILGYDLKKQEGERYRFATDAIDTANLVDIIENDSIPAGRNAAGTNHHIAFRVKDDNVLMEYREKALSAGLSITPKINRDYFYSLYFREPGGVLFEIATDNPGFTVDEPLNELGTNLKLPVQYEGIREKIEGVLPKLS